A genomic stretch from Telmatocola sphagniphila includes:
- a CDS encoding ATP-binding protein, whose product MRFIIADEFYEQMKQMDTHTPDCYVREGEYLHHMYIDGVKYTVAPALIDCIKQAEEEGDREALQHLLLHKVHYDQLYRDAINRGGLEGVTLLGDAPPDDDEAVPQISNPFVPRQPARTEDLGLPIPFIYDSILRTIYTRGQLTGSDLSNELCVPLSSISGVLSAMRKQTLVDIVGQKGNSGDASFIYEIKPGKGTSAVQDALSKTTYVGPIPVPFEDYIESVLAQSIKKLVVTRRSIQRAFEDLIISDTVYNEIGPAINSASSIFFFGFPGNGKTSIAERITRLMGDTIYLPHAIEVNGSIIRLFDPILHHLVKAEGDQAIDSLLRRSDFDNRFVRVRRPTIVVGGELAMNMLDLQYNSVGKFYEAPLQMKSNGGILMIDDFGRQQIRPMDLLNRWIVPLEKRYDYLTTVSGNKIEVPFDQLLIFSTNLDPNQLADEAFLRRIKFKIEIRDPDESQFRKIWELVCKARRVDFDIDGVNYLIEKWYRPIKRPFRMCQPRDILDQMISIAKYNMERINFSPDLIDAACQTYFVSELKKNFGSQLRTN is encoded by the coding sequence ATGCGCTTTATTATCGCGGATGAGTTTTACGAACAGATGAAGCAGATGGATACCCATACTCCAGACTGCTATGTTCGCGAAGGAGAATATCTCCACCACATGTACATTGATGGGGTGAAGTATACCGTAGCTCCCGCTCTAATCGATTGCATCAAGCAAGCCGAGGAAGAAGGAGATCGGGAAGCGCTTCAGCATCTGTTACTGCATAAAGTCCACTACGATCAGCTTTACAGGGATGCCATCAATCGCGGTGGGCTCGAGGGTGTAACTTTGCTCGGGGATGCTCCACCCGATGACGATGAAGCGGTGCCGCAGATATCCAACCCCTTCGTCCCCCGTCAACCGGCTCGAACCGAAGATCTCGGTTTGCCGATCCCTTTCATATACGACTCCATTCTGCGAACCATCTACACTCGGGGTCAGCTGACCGGCAGCGACCTGTCTAACGAACTCTGCGTACCCTTGTCGTCGATTTCCGGCGTGCTCAGCGCCATGCGAAAGCAGACGCTCGTGGACATCGTCGGACAAAAAGGCAATAGCGGCGATGCCTCGTTCATCTATGAAATCAAACCGGGAAAAGGCACCTCCGCGGTTCAGGACGCACTGAGTAAGACGACTTACGTCGGTCCCATTCCCGTACCGTTTGAAGACTATATCGAATCCGTTCTGGCACAAAGCATCAAGAAGCTGGTGGTCACCCGGCGGAGTATTCAACGGGCTTTCGAAGATCTGATCATTTCAGACACCGTTTATAACGAAATCGGACCAGCGATCAATTCCGCGTCGTCGATTTTCTTCTTCGGTTTCCCGGGCAACGGTAAGACGAGCATCGCAGAACGGATTACGCGACTCATGGGCGATACGATCTATCTGCCGCATGCGATCGAAGTGAATGGCTCGATCATCCGATTGTTCGATCCCATTCTCCACCATTTGGTGAAGGCGGAAGGCGATCAGGCGATCGATTCCCTGCTGCGCCGATCCGACTTCGACAATCGCTTCGTCCGTGTGAGGAGGCCGACGATCGTGGTCGGGGGCGAACTCGCCATGAACATGCTCGACCTCCAATATAACAGCGTCGGCAAATTCTACGAAGCCCCGTTGCAGATGAAGTCGAATGGCGGCATTCTGATGATCGACGACTTCGGCCGACAGCAAATCCGACCGATGGATCTTTTAAACCGCTGGATCGTCCCGCTGGAGAAACGCTACGATTACCTGACCACGGTCAGCGGCAATAAAATCGAAGTGCCATTCGATCAGTTATTGATTTTTTCGACCAATCTGGATCCCAACCAGCTGGCGGATGAAGCTTTCTTGCGCCGCATCAAATTCAAGATTGAGATTCGCGATCCGGATGAATCCCAGTTTCGCAAAATCTGGGAGCTGGTTTGCAAGGCTCGACGCGTCGATTTCGATATCGATGGCGTCAACTATCTGATCGAAAAATGGTATCGGCCGATCAAACGCCCTTTCCGAATGTGCCAGCCGCGAGATATTCTGGACCAAATGATCTCCATAGCCAAGTACAATATGGAACGGATCAACTTTAGTCCGGACCTGATAGATGCCGCATGCCAGACGTATTTCGTGAGCGAACTGAAAAAGAATTTCGGATCCCAACTGAGGACGAATTAA